From Deinococcus sp. KSM4-11, a single genomic window includes:
- a CDS encoding acyl carrier protein, producing MTTTPDWTALNTSATPGQLLAALTPLDSTGRTRVLTEYLEQQIRAIRQLGGLDTDLDMGRSFVALGFDSLMSVELLYDLQRDLGRDLDPAALEQPTIDDLARVVLIEVFSAT from the coding sequence ATGACCACCACACCGGATTGGACCGCCCTGAACACCAGCGCCACTCCCGGGCAACTGCTCGCCGCCCTGACGCCCCTCGACAGCACCGGGCGGACGAGGGTACTCACGGAGTACCTGGAACAGCAGATCAGGGCCATCCGCCAGCTCGGCGGCCTGGACACCGACCTTGACATGGGCCGGAGTTTCGTGGCCCTGGGTTTCGACTCGCTGATGAGCGTGGAGCTCCTGTACGACCTGCAACGCGACCTGGGCCGCGACCTCGACCCCGCCGCGCTGGAACAGCCCACCATCGATGACCTGGCCAGAGTCGTCCTGATAGAAGTGTTCTCGGCCACCTAG
- a CDS encoding dihydrofolate reductase family protein, giving the protein MRKVIVTEFLTLDGVYEDSIPWHRDYSPDDGQFKQDELFESDALLLGRVTYEGFAAYWPTATGAFGDRMNSLPKYVATTTLSSLAWNATPLVGDVVAAVRALKQQDGGQLLVYGSGTFVQTLLRHGLVDELRLMVFPLVLGSGKRLFMGGDRLPLTLVSSRDLGAGVMLLTYGPAPASHDEQSAGPG; this is encoded by the coding sequence ATGCGCAAGGTGATCGTGACCGAGTTCCTGACCCTCGACGGCGTGTACGAAGACTCCATCCCGTGGCACCGGGACTACAGTCCAGATGACGGTCAGTTCAAGCAAGACGAATTGTTCGAGAGTGACGCCCTGCTGCTGGGCCGCGTGACGTACGAGGGCTTTGCCGCGTACTGGCCTACCGCCACCGGAGCGTTCGGCGACCGCATGAACAGCCTGCCGAAGTACGTGGCCACGACCACCCTGAGCTCGCTGGCATGGAACGCCACCCCGTTGGTCGGGGACGTTGTCGCCGCCGTGCGTGCACTCAAACAGCAGGACGGTGGGCAGCTGCTGGTGTACGGCAGCGGCACCTTCGTCCAGACGCTCCTGCGACATGGCCTGGTGGACGAACTCCGGCTGATGGTCTTTCCGCTGGTGCTCGGAAGCGGCAAGCGCCTCTTCATGGGAGGAGACAGGCTGCCGCTGACCCTCGTCTCGTCAAGGGATCTCGGTGCTGGCGTGATGCTCCTGACCTACGGGCCCGCACCCGCCAGTCACGACGAGCAAAGTGCCGGCCCAGGGTGA
- a CDS encoding alpha/beta fold hydrolase — protein sequence MNGSRVSNFSSADGTTIAYECHGTGPALIRVDGALQRGAGTAASAEYAALLGSSFTVVSYDRRGRGASTETPASTVEREVEDLEALVEQVGGQAFVWGHSSGAALAMHTAVRLGGKIRKLVMYEPPYNDDPAARQSWRTYRAQLDLALRSGHAGDAVKLFMRKVGMPDDQLTHLSQSPGWAHLEAVGATLGYDAAVMGEDAAVPQALAARVHCPTLILTGGDSAPFFAESARNLAKTIPRGECRTLTGQAHNVSATVLAPVLTAFFLGDEPSSRVG from the coding sequence ATGAATGGCAGCCGCGTCTCCAATTTCTCCTCGGCCGACGGCACGACCATTGCCTACGAGTGCCATGGCACGGGGCCGGCGCTGATCAGGGTCGACGGTGCCCTTCAACGCGGGGCTGGAACCGCGGCAAGCGCCGAGTACGCGGCCCTGCTCGGTTCCTCCTTCACCGTGGTTTCGTACGACCGACGCGGTCGCGGTGCCAGCACGGAGACTCCGGCCTCCACGGTCGAGCGGGAAGTGGAGGATCTGGAGGCCCTCGTCGAACAGGTGGGCGGGCAGGCCTTCGTGTGGGGGCACTCGTCCGGCGCGGCCCTGGCGATGCACACAGCCGTCCGGCTCGGCGGGAAGATCAGGAAGCTCGTGATGTACGAGCCACCCTACAATGACGATCCCGCCGCCCGGCAGTCGTGGCGAACGTACCGCGCGCAGCTGGATCTGGCCCTGCGGTCTGGACACGCTGGGGACGCGGTCAAGCTCTTCATGCGGAAGGTGGGCATGCCTGACGATCAGCTGACGCACCTGAGCCAATCCCCTGGCTGGGCGCACCTCGAAGCGGTCGGGGCCACCCTCGGGTACGACGCCGCAGTCATGGGCGAGGACGCCGCCGTTCCCCAGGCGCTCGCTGCCCGCGTTCACTGTCCCACCCTGATCCTGACGGGTGGCGACAGTGCCCCATTTTTCGCGGAGTCCGCCCGGAACCTGGCGAAGACCATCCCGAGGGGCGAATGCCGCACGCTGACAGGACAGGCTCACAACGTGTCGGCCACCGTGTTGGCCCCCGTCCTCACCGCCTTCTTCCTGGGTGACGAGCCGTCCAGCCGGGTGGGGTAG